The following coding sequences are from one Saprospiraceae bacterium window:
- a CDS encoding ATP-binding protein: MIRIASLPANICLIEGYLDRIFDEYHLDKRIYPNVLVTLTEAVNNAIIHGNKSDENKFVNLKTVYGPQFITFRVSDEGSGFDPQAIPDPTLPENLDRCGGRGVFLMQKLSDQLVFSNDGRTVEICFTINS; the protein is encoded by the coding sequence ATGATTAGAATTGCATCATTGCCGGCTAACATTTGTCTGATCGAAGGATATTTGGATCGGATTTTTGACGAGTATCATCTGGACAAACGCATATACCCGAATGTACTCGTGACACTGACCGAAGCTGTCAATAATGCCATCATACACGGTAATAAATCTGATGAAAACAAATTTGTGAATCTCAAGACCGTTTATGGTCCTCAATTCATCACGTTCCGCGTATCTGACGAAGGTAGCGGATTCGATCCCCAGGCTATTCCGGATCCTACGCTCCCTGAGAATCTCGACAGATGCGGTGGTCGAGGTGTATTCTTGATGCAAAAATTGTCAGATCAACTTGTTTTTTCTAATGATGGAAGAACTGTGGAGATCTGTTTTACGATCAATAGTTAA